From Slackia heliotrinireducens DSM 20476:
TAAGCGTTCGTTTTACGTGCACCGCTGGGGTCAACGATTCTTGACGGCAAAGTGCTCGCAAAAAGGGCTGAATTCAGCCAGTTAGCCATTCATGTTGGCCAACTAACGGAAGGGACATAGCTTGGTTTCGCAGAATCGTCGCTTCGGCGCGTTCTGGCTGGTCAAGGGGATGAATACAACGCAGGATCGCGCGGCTGCCAGGCGGCCGCGTTAACAACGTTGTACTCCCTTGATAAGCTGGAACGTCTGAGAAACCAACAATCATTATGTGGTACGTAATCCAAGTAGGAACCAATCAAGAAGACCGCGTCATCGGTCTCATTCGGTCGTTCGTCGGTAAGGATGTCCTGAAAGAGGCGTTTGTACCCCAGGTCGAAGTCATGCGCCGTTCTAGGGGGCAATGGCAGAAGCGCAAGGAGCTTCTGCTACCAGGATACGTCTTTGTGATTGCGACAGATCCCGAAAAGCTAAATCAGGCGCTTATCGATGTACCGGCTTTTACGCGCCTCCTGGGTAATGACGTCTCTTTTACGCCATTGCTGGATGATGAGATTAAATTCCTCGAAGCTTTTACGGCCCCAGATCGACGGATTGTTCGCATGAGCAAAGGCGTGATCGAAGGCGATCAGATCATTATCAACGAAGGTCCGCTGAGAGGCCAAACTGGCCTGATTAAGCGCATTGACCGTCACAAGCGTTTGGCGTATCTCGAGATGACGGTCATGGGTCGTAAGAAGATGATCAAAGTCGGTCTCGAGATTGTTTCCAAGAGTTAAAGAGTGACACGCAAGCCTTCGCACAACCAGAAGATGACGAGGGCAGAGTTGTGAGCGCTCCTTTGATGGAGCGCTCGAAAGAAAAGGCTACAGAGGTTTTCCGCATGATTCCATCGATGAATGCTGCTTCTAAACAAGTAGAGTCAATGATAGATTCTGGAACACAAACAACTGGCAGTGATAATGTGATTCGGATTTCCCGTGATGGCATTCTGCAAAATGTCGTCAATGCTGATGGTTTTGGAAATAGAGAAGTCGATTATCGTTCTTGTAATCTTTGCCCTGACGACATGGGCCTTGCCGCGGTTGACGAAACAACTCAGGTCGAAAAGCCCGTAATCAAAAAACCGCTTTACTATCGGTTTATTAAACGGGTTTTCGATATATGCTTTAGCGCTTGCGTAATTGTGGTCGGGTTTCTTCCTGGCCTGATATTGAGTGGATTCATAATGAGGGACACTGGCGGAAGTCCCATTTATTCTTCCGAACGCATTGGTCGTGGGGGCAAACCATTCAAGGTATACAAGTTTCGTTCGATGGTTGCTGATTCGGACAATCTCGAGAAGTATTTTACGCCTGAACAGCTTGAGCTTTGGCATCTCGAGCATAAGGTTGAGGACGATCCCCGGATTACCAAACTTGGCCGGTTTTTGAGGTCGTCGAGCATCGATGAGTTTCCCCAGTTCATTAATGTGTTACTAGGTCAGATTAGTGTTATCGGACCACGTGTGATTACGGCTGAAGAAGTGGGATATTTTGGTAAGGATCGCGATTGCCTTCTTTCGGTCCCGCCGGGAATTACGGGACTTTGGCAGACAAGCGAGCGCAATAAGGCAACTTTTGAAAGCGGAGCTCGTCAGGAGCTCGAGCTCTTCTACGCTCGCAACTGCAGCTTGAAGACTGATGCCGAAATATTTCTAAAGACTTTTAAAACCATGATTGAAGGGACGGGGAAGTAGCATGCCTCATGAAGTCAATCGGAGGGATTTGACGATTGTAGTTGCTACTCACAAGCCCTACTGGATGCCGGATGACCCTTGCTATCTTCCCGTACAGGTAAATGCCGGCTCTATGCAGCCGATAAGAGGATTTCAGCCTGATAATGTAGGGGATAATATTTCAGAAAAGAATCCAAATTACTGCGAACTCACGGCATTGTATTGGGCCTGGAAGAACCTCGAATCGGAATACCTGGGACTTGCCCATTACAGACGTCATTTCGCAGCACGCAGGCTTGGAGATAAGAAATCTCGAGTTGCAAGTGGTGATCAACTTAAAAATGCTTTGTCGCATGTCGATGTGTTGCTGCCGACGCCGCGGAATTACTTTATTGAGACTAACTATAGCCAATATGTCCATGCCCACCACGAAGAAGATCTTGCCTTTACCCGGGAGATCCTGACGGAGTATGAACCGCATCTCGTTGGTTTGTACGACGAAGTAATGAATCGCACGTACGGGCATAGGTTCAACATGTTTGTCATGAAGCGCACAGTGGCAGATGAGTGGTGCGAGTGGCTCTTTAAGGTTTTATTTGAGTTGGAGAATAGGCTGGACATCAGTAACTACAGCGCAAACGATGCTCGAGTGTTCGGCTTCGTGAGTGAGCGGCTACTGGATTATTGGGTCGAATCGCGAGGCATTGCATATGTAGAGATGCCCGTGGTAAACCTTGAGAGCCAGCACTGGTTTAAGAAAGGGGCTAGCTTCTTGGCTAGAAAGGTTGCTGGCAGTCGTGGTTAAGTCAGCTCTACACTTCGAAACAGCACCGAAGCCCACCATAAGCGTCGTCATCCCCTTCTACAACCTTGAGGCGGAAGCGCCTAGATGCTTGGATTCGGTTCTTTCGCAAACGTACGAAGACTATGAAATCATCTGTGTAGATGACGGTTCTGTGGACGGCACCCCGGCCGTCCTTGATGCATATGCATCGGATCACGCTAGGATTCGTGTGATCCATAAAGAAAACGGCGGATTATCCGATGCAAGGAATTGCGGTGTGGCTGCATGCAGGGGAACATATGTCAGCTTTATAGACGGTGATGATGTCGTTTCACCCTGCTATCTCTCTTCTATGGCTCAAGCCATGGAAGATGCGCCAGATAGGTTGATCATCGGGACTTGCTTAGACGTGAATGAGGATTGTGTTGCGGCTGCGCTTGAGAAGATGCCTGGCTCTACAGCTGCTAAAGATTTGTCGCACGAAGATGCATGCAAGGCAATATTAGCAAAGCGATTACCGACGTGTGCGCCGGCTAAGCTGTTCAACCTTCGCTATTACAAAGAGCACCCGTTTCCTCTTGGCGTTCGTTATGAAGAGGTTCGAACGATAGGGAAACTGATGGCCTGCGCCAAAGAAGTGCGTGTGATTGAATCTCCTATCTATGGATACGTCATCCGTGAAGGTTCGATAGTTCATGCGCAAAATGCCACCATTGAGCAAGGCACTGAGTATGTCGAAGCGATACAAACTGCATTAGATGACTTTAGAAGGCTTGGCTACAATTTTGAAAATGACCTCGCATTTTTCGATTCATTGATGCATGTAAGAGTTCATGATTTCACAAAACGCATGGCGAACGAATCGGAAGCACGAACGATAGACGAGATGGCAAGGGCCTCTGTCAAGGCGAGCTATCGGAAGGCGGTCCGTTGTGAACGTGCCAGTAGGGCGCAGAAGGCACGTTTGGCGTTGTTTAGGTATGCACCCATTCTATATGACGTAGCTATGCCAGTTTATAACCGTCTATTCAAAGGCGTGCTTTAGTCTTAATGAATGGATTTCAGAATGAATAAGCTTTCTACGTTTGAAGCATTTAAGCATCTTCATGGCAAAGGTGCCTACAAGGTGGTTGAAGGTGACGATTTGCAAGCACTGCAAATCGTTTTGTTGGATATGATGTTGGATATTGACGCCGCATGCAAAAGAGCATGTATCGACTATATGCTATTCGCCGGAAGCTGTCTGGGGGCATACAGGGATGGTGGGTTCATCCCTTGGGATGACGATCTGGATATTGCAATGGATCGTATGAGCTATGAGCGTTTTTGCAAAGCCTTTAACGATGAGCTCGGTGACGGGTACATTCTACAAACCCCGCTCGATACGAAAGAATACGGATTGACGTTTGCACGCATTCGTAAGCGTGGAACAACTCTCAAATGTCGCGATGACCTACTAACTGATGGCGAATGCGGGGTCTACATAGACCTTTTTATATGGGAGTCGGCGCCTGATAATCCGATTCTTAGAGCGTTGCATGGATTTGGTTCACTAGCGATAGGGTTCTTGTATTCCTGCAGGCGGTTCGCATGGTATGGCGATACGTATCTGAACATGGCCCAAGGCGACGCTCAGCTATCGCGCGTATTCAAGCTGAAGAATGCCATTGGCAAAGTGCTTTCATTTGCAAGCATCGACGCATGGACCCATGCTTGGTATCGTTGGAACGCATTATGCAAAAACGAAAAGTCGCGATTACTGACTATCCCCAATGCACGTAAGAAGTATTTCGGGGAGATTTACGAGCGGTCGGTAATTCTTCCAATGCGCAGACTGGATTTTGAAGGAAAGCTTCTTATGGGGCCGAACTCCATAGAGGATTATCTGGCGCAAGCTTTCGGGGCGGATTACATGACTCCACCGCCTCCGGAGGCTCGTGAAAAGCACATTGTATTTGAATTTGATTTGGGAACCGCTGTCGAAGACGCAATTGCGAAACGAGATATGACATCGGGCTTTCCCGAAGGAGATTAATGATGACAAGGGATTATGACATTGATTTCGTGATACCTTGGGTTGATGGAAGTGACCCTGCTTGGCTTACTGAGAAAGCCAACTATTCCGGTTCTGACATGGGGATTGAGGATAGCATTGCGCGCTATCGCGATTGGGGTCTTCTGCGTTATTGGTTTCGAGGGGTCGAGCAATTCGCACCTTGGGTCCGCAAGATACATTTTGTAACATGGGGGCATTACCCCGAATGGCTTAACTTGGATCATCCGAAGTTGCATCTCGTCAAACACGAGGACTATATTCCCGAAGAGTATCTGCCTACGTTCAGTGCTAATACTATCGAGCTTAATTTTCATCGCATTGAAGGATTAGCTGACCGCTTTGTTTACTTCAATGATGATATGTTTCTGATTCGTCCGACGAAAGCGGAAGACTTCTTTGAAAAGGGTCTACCAAAAATACCGGCAATTGGCACCCCTTTAAAGGTCGGCTATGGAGATTGGTTCTTTATGTCTATCGTGGACAATGCTGTGATAAACCAGCACTTCGATTTTCACGGCGTAGTCAAGAGACACCCTCTTAAGTGGATCAATCCAAAATACGGCTTAAATGTGCTTCGAACGCTTACGGTTCTTCCCTATCCATATTTCTGCGGAATAATGGAGTTCCATCTTGCGAACCCACTTACCAAGAAAGCTTACCTTGAGGTCTGGGAAAAAGAAGAGGCGCTTTTGGATTCAACGTGCCGCAATCGCGTTCGAAGTACGTTCGATGTCAATCAGTATCTGGTAAAGAACTGGCAGCTTGCCAAAGGCGAGTTTATGCCTGGAAACCCAGCATTGGGTAAAGCGTTTCAGTTCAGGGATACCCCAATGATCACCTTGAAGGATATGGCAACATATATTGAGTCTGGGCATGGCAGAATGGTGTGCATTAATGATTCTGCAGTTATCGAAAAGGCAGATCAGGTCATAGTCGGTTGCCAGCGTATTATGAAAAAACTATTACCCAACAAATCAGCATTTGAATTATAGGTGAAAGTGTGCCTGCTCTTTTAGCCATTATTGCAATATTAATGCCTGCCATTGCGTTGTTTTTGCAGGTGGCAACTTATTCACGTAACTGCAATCCTGTATTTCTAGGCGTTGTGGTTGGTATTGCAATGTCGGGTATTGCGTTTGGGCTGTATAGCACGTCCATCTATAGCGATTTGACAACTTATACTAATCAAGCGATGCAAACAAGCGGTCTAAGTCTCGGGCAGTCCTTTGATTTGTTCTCCAGAACGCACATAAATGATACCCCATTGGCAATCGTGTGGTTTTGGTTGATTGGTCAATCTGGAAATGCTCAACTCTATCCTGCGAGCATAGCCTTTGTGGAGTATTCGATCATCGGATACATCTTCACTGATTACTCAACAACCCGTGGGTACAGTAGGCGTCAGTACGCGCTTCTTCTTGTCTTGTTGATTGTCTCTTTGCCACTCTATAATTCCGTTGCCTCTGTTAGGAGCACTCCAGCGATGGCGATCGGATTACTTGGCCTTTACCTCGTTTTTGTTAAAGAGGTTAAAAACCCCTTGGTTTTCAGTCTTTTCATTGTGTCCATCCTTATTCATTCGGTAGGTTTCATTTTCATTCCGCTTGTCTTCTTATGTCAAATTGGGAAAAACAGGCCTATGATTGCGGTTCTATTGGCAATCGCGCTATTGCCGGTGGTCTTCTTTAGCGCTTATACGCTTGAGCCTATTTTTTCTTATTTTGGCTTCTCCGTTGTGAACAAGGTTCAGGCATATGTGGGTGGCAGCGAAAGCGAATATGCCCTCCATGTTCTTAGCAGCGATTATCTTCAGGTCAAGAAATGGACTTCAATTGCGTGGGCTAGCGTCGCATTGGTTTTGCAGTGTCATATTGCTGCGAGGTTTTGTAAGAACGACGAACGGTTTGAGCATCTTGTAATAATTGGAATAATGCTTTGTGCCAACGTTGTCAGCTTTGGAATACTGATCACCGTTCCTTCGTATGCGCGATTTCTATATACGGCTGTTCCCATTTCGATTCTTGTTGTCACTGGCGCAATCCTAAATACGTCTATTACTAACGATTTCGAACGAGGCGGTTTCTGGGGTTTAGTCACTGTTCTCTTCTTTGTGCTCTCCCTTGCGGTCATTGTGGTTGCTTTGTACGACGTGCCCAGACGCATTGCTATTGGATTGCTTATGAATCATGTGCTGTTGGGTTTCTTTGGAACGATTCTGTTGTGAGGGGTTGCTTATGCTATTTGAATTGAAGCGCTGTTCGTACTTGAGAATAAAAAAGATTGTTAATCGTTATTCTGTCCTCAAGAAAATGAATACTATACGGCGAAGGATTCGTGGTTCAAAAGGGCGCAAGGCCGTAGAGCAGAATGGATTGAAGACGGCCTCCGCAGTAGTATCGATTATGGAAAATTCAGGATTCGAACCCGTTCTTTCGTTCGGAACTTTATTAGGTGCTGTTCGCGAACATGATTTAATTCATGGGGACAACGACATTGATCTTGGTATTATCGTTGATTATAACGACGACGAAACGTGGCGCAAGGTTCGTAGCGTACTGGAAGAAGGCGGTTATCAACTGCTCAGGCAGTATTCGTATTCCGGTAGTATCACCGAGCAAGCGTATGGCGCGGATGGCTTCTCGTTTGATGTTTGGGGGTTTTTGCGCGAACCCGATGGTAGGCATTTGCGGTCTTTCTACCATTGTCGTATAGACGAAGGTGTGTACCATTCTGATAGAGACAGGTCAATCAAGTACATTGACATGCCAGTTTTTGAAAATCGGAGGTACACAAAGGTTGGTGAGTACCAACTCCCTGTGCCGATTAATGCAGAACAAATGGTTGCAGCTGTGTATGGTGATGACTGGCAAACGCCCAATCCGAATTTCGTAGCGGGTACGGGGTTTACGCTTGTAGAGGGCGTTGTCGAAACGTACCAAGAATTTATGTCTGGTCATTAAAATTGGCATAGCATTTTTCGCGTAAATGGCTTCAAGATGGATATTCAACGTAAATCTCTAGCAAACAATACGCTCATGCTTTTCCTGTTGACAGGGTCGAATTATGTGTTCGGCCTTATCACGGTCCCATATCTCACGCGTGTTCT
This genomic window contains:
- the loaP gene encoding antiterminator LoaP is translated as MWYVIQVGTNQEDRVIGLIRSFVGKDVLKEAFVPQVEVMRRSRGQWQKRKELLLPGYVFVIATDPEKLNQALIDVPAFTRLLGNDVSFTPLLDDEIKFLEAFTAPDRRIVRMSKGVIEGDQIIINEGPLRGQTGLIKRIDRHKRLAYLEMTVMGRKKMIKVGLEIVSKS
- a CDS encoding sugar transferase is translated as MSAPLMERSKEKATEVFRMIPSMNAASKQVESMIDSGTQTTGSDNVIRISRDGILQNVVNADGFGNREVDYRSCNLCPDDMGLAAVDETTQVEKPVIKKPLYYRFIKRVFDICFSACVIVVGFLPGLILSGFIMRDTGGSPIYSSERIGRGGKPFKVYKFRSMVADSDNLEKYFTPEQLELWHLEHKVEDDPRITKLGRFLRSSSIDEFPQFINVLLGQISVIGPRVITAEEVGYFGKDRDCLLSVPPGITGLWQTSERNKATFESGARQELELFYARNCSLKTDAEIFLKTFKTMIEGTGK
- a CDS encoding DUF4422 domain-containing protein; protein product: MPHEVNRRDLTIVVATHKPYWMPDDPCYLPVQVNAGSMQPIRGFQPDNVGDNISEKNPNYCELTALYWAWKNLESEYLGLAHYRRHFAARRLGDKKSRVASGDQLKNALSHVDVLLPTPRNYFIETNYSQYVHAHHEEDLAFTREILTEYEPHLVGLYDEVMNRTYGHRFNMFVMKRTVADEWCEWLFKVLFELENRLDISNYSANDARVFGFVSERLLDYWVESRGIAYVEMPVVNLESQHWFKKGASFLARKVAGSRG
- a CDS encoding glycosyltransferase family 2 protein: MVKSALHFETAPKPTISVVIPFYNLEAEAPRCLDSVLSQTYEDYEIICVDDGSVDGTPAVLDAYASDHARIRVIHKENGGLSDARNCGVAACRGTYVSFIDGDDVVSPCYLSSMAQAMEDAPDRLIIGTCLDVNEDCVAAALEKMPGSTAAKDLSHEDACKAILAKRLPTCAPAKLFNLRYYKEHPFPLGVRYEEVRTIGKLMACAKEVRVIESPIYGYVIREGSIVHAQNATIEQGTEYVEAIQTALDDFRRLGYNFENDLAFFDSLMHVRVHDFTKRMANESEARTIDEMARASVKASYRKAVRCERASRAQKARLALFRYAPILYDVAMPVYNRLFKGVL
- a CDS encoding LicD family protein yields the protein MNKLSTFEAFKHLHGKGAYKVVEGDDLQALQIVLLDMMLDIDAACKRACIDYMLFAGSCLGAYRDGGFIPWDDDLDIAMDRMSYERFCKAFNDELGDGYILQTPLDTKEYGLTFARIRKRGTTLKCRDDLLTDGECGVYIDLFIWESAPDNPILRALHGFGSLAIGFLYSCRRFAWYGDTYLNMAQGDAQLSRVFKLKNAIGKVLSFASIDAWTHAWYRWNALCKNEKSRLLTIPNARKKYFGEIYERSVILPMRRLDFEGKLLMGPNSIEDYLAQAFGADYMTPPPPEAREKHIVFEFDLGTAVEDAIAKRDMTSGFPEGD
- a CDS encoding stealth family protein, whose protein sequence is MMTRDYDIDFVIPWVDGSDPAWLTEKANYSGSDMGIEDSIARYRDWGLLRYWFRGVEQFAPWVRKIHFVTWGHYPEWLNLDHPKLHLVKHEDYIPEEYLPTFSANTIELNFHRIEGLADRFVYFNDDMFLIRPTKAEDFFEKGLPKIPAIGTPLKVGYGDWFFMSIVDNAVINQHFDFHGVVKRHPLKWINPKYGLNVLRTLTVLPYPYFCGIMEFHLANPLTKKAYLEVWEKEEALLDSTCRNRVRSTFDVNQYLVKNWQLAKGEFMPGNPALGKAFQFRDTPMITLKDMATYIESGHGRMVCINDSAVIEKADQVIVGCQRIMKKLLPNKSAFEL
- a CDS encoding EpsG family protein, whose protein sequence is MPALLAIIAILMPAIALFLQVATYSRNCNPVFLGVVVGIAMSGIAFGLYSTSIYSDLTTYTNQAMQTSGLSLGQSFDLFSRTHINDTPLAIVWFWLIGQSGNAQLYPASIAFVEYSIIGYIFTDYSTTRGYSRRQYALLLVLLIVSLPLYNSVASVRSTPAMAIGLLGLYLVFVKEVKNPLVFSLFIVSILIHSVGFIFIPLVFLCQIGKNRPMIAVLLAIALLPVVFFSAYTLEPIFSYFGFSVVNKVQAYVGGSESEYALHVLSSDYLQVKKWTSIAWASVALVLQCHIAARFCKNDERFEHLVIIGIMLCANVVSFGILITVPSYARFLYTAVPISILVVTGAILNTSITNDFERGGFWGLVTVLFFVLSLAVIVVALYDVPRRIAIGLLMNHVLLGFFGTILL
- a CDS encoding LICD family protein, producing MLFELKRCSYLRIKKIVNRYSVLKKMNTIRRRIRGSKGRKAVEQNGLKTASAVVSIMENSGFEPVLSFGTLLGAVREHDLIHGDNDIDLGIIVDYNDDETWRKVRSVLEEGGYQLLRQYSYSGSITEQAYGADGFSFDVWGFLREPDGRHLRSFYHCRIDEGVYHSDRDRSIKYIDMPVFENRRYTKVGEYQLPVPINAEQMVAAVYGDDWQTPNPNFVAGTGFTLVEGVVETYQEFMSGH